One Trichocoleus desertorum ATA4-8-CV12 genomic region harbors:
- a CDS encoding valine--pyruvate transaminase, translating into MNPVLTQFGTQMSHLTGVRAIMKDIIETLRAGKGREFINLSAGNPVILPAVEQLWRDCTTELLASAEYGEVVCRYGSSQGYQPLIEAIQRDFNQRYGLNLSDRNILITPGSQALYFYAANALGGYTTSGDLKQIVLPLSPDYTGYGGVTLIPEALVAYKPALDIDEQAHRFKYRPDFSQLEINETTGFVLFSRPCNPTGNVLTDEEVQKIAALATPHNVPVLIDSAYAPPFPALNFTEMMPVFGDNIVHCMSLSKAGLPGERVGIAIGDEKVIQVLESFQTNLCIHSSRYGQAIAAQAIASGALAEISTQVIRPYYQDKFTVVETSLDQAMPQDIPWFLHRGEGAIFAWLWLQNLPITDWEFYQQLKQVGVIVVPGSSFFPGLSEDWPHKQQCVRISLTASNEEIAIGMQRLAKVVTKVYQSTAASEGVS; encoded by the coding sequence ATGAACCCCGTCCTGACGCAATTCGGCACTCAAATGTCTCACCTCACCGGGGTGCGGGCAATCATGAAAGACATCATTGAAACGCTACGAGCCGGAAAGGGTCGGGAGTTTATTAATCTGAGTGCTGGAAACCCAGTTATTTTGCCAGCAGTCGAACAACTGTGGCGAGATTGCACCACAGAATTGCTAGCCAGTGCTGAGTATGGAGAAGTGGTCTGTCGGTACGGTTCGAGCCAAGGCTATCAGCCGTTGATTGAAGCGATCCAGCGTGATTTTAATCAGCGTTATGGACTTAACCTCAGCGATCGCAATATTTTAATTACACCTGGAAGCCAAGCCCTCTATTTCTATGCGGCTAATGCTTTGGGCGGCTACACCACAAGTGGCGACCTGAAGCAAATTGTGTTGCCCCTCAGCCCTGACTACACAGGCTATGGCGGTGTCACCTTGATCCCGGAAGCTTTGGTCGCTTACAAACCTGCACTGGATATAGATGAGCAGGCGCACCGCTTCAAGTATCGCCCCGATTTCAGCCAACTTGAAATTAATGAAACCACTGGGTTTGTGTTGTTTTCACGACCTTGCAACCCCACCGGGAACGTTTTAACTGACGAAGAGGTGCAAAAAATTGCCGCACTGGCAACGCCTCACAACGTCCCCGTCTTGATCGACTCAGCCTATGCGCCTCCCTTTCCTGCCTTAAACTTTACTGAGATGATGCCTGTCTTCGGGGACAATATCGTTCACTGCATGAGCTTGTCTAAAGCAGGATTGCCAGGAGAACGGGTGGGAATTGCGATCGGCGATGAGAAAGTGATTCAAGTTTTAGAGTCTTTTCAGACAAACTTGTGTATTCACTCGTCTCGTTATGGCCAAGCGATCGCGGCGCAGGCAATTGCCTCTGGAGCACTCGCTGAAATTTCCACTCAAGTCATTCGTCCTTATTACCAAGACAAGTTTACGGTCGTCGAAACCAGCCTCGATCAAGCCATGCCCCAAGACATTCCTTGGTTTCTTCATCGGGGTGAAGGCGCTATTTTTGCTTGGCTGTGGTTACAAAACTTACCCATCACCGACTGGGAGTTCTATCAACAACTCAAGCAGGTAGGTGTGATTGTCGTACCGGGTAGCTCGTTCTTTCCGGGGTTAAGCGAAGATTGGCCTCACAAACAGCAGTGCGTTCGGATTAGCCTCACCGCGAGCAACGAAGAAATTGCGATCGGCATGCAGCGCTTAGCCAAAGTGGTCACAAAAGTTTATCAATCAACAGCCGCAA
- the glgP gene encoding alpha-glucan family phosphorylase, with product MTNTAAMKPAAKLSAKLPLPLKRLADLAYNYWWSWANGHVSLFQNINPDEWQRSGHNPVALLESASYERLTQLAEDPLYLKRLQGLATQFDRYMQEKDTWANRVAPQLSQEHPVAYFCAEFGIHESLPVYSGGLGILAGDHLKSASDLGVPMVGVGLLYRQGYFHQRLNRSGWQEDYYTDNPFEQMPLELVTNAEGEPITIELQIRQRMVKVQIWLVQVGRVRLYLLDTDREDNDPIDRWLTGHLYGGNQETRIAQEVVLGIGGVRALQALGVEPTVYHLNEGHAAFCLLELTRLEVQKTGKSFYDIEASVRDRCVFTTHTPVPAGHDVFSADLMDSYFAQFWPELGLSREQFISLGARRLGDPWEPFGMTVLALRLCRGANGVSALHGQVSRKMWSILYPDRPEDKVPISHITNGVHARTWTAPLLSDLYTQYLGENWSARVVDPEMWAGVDQIPNEELWSRHQILKERLVAHTRFKVKASRQGRGEDGDHIHAADHLLDPKILTIGFARRFSPYKRGALLLRNAELALQIFGSSDRPVQIIFAGKAHPADEEGKRIIQRLMEWCRHSAIRDRVAFIEDYDIYTAQKLIQGVDVWLNNPRRPLEASGTSGQKVCFNGGLNCSVLDGWWCEGYQAGPDGKGLNGWAIGEDANTSDQELQDRIDSESLYRLLTEEIVPLYYDQDANGIPNGWIQKMKASIKTNSPAFNTDRMVADYVRQMYAPGAIVNAEPILASALA from the coding sequence ATGACCAATACTGCTGCTATGAAGCCTGCTGCTAAGCTGAGTGCGAAGTTGCCCCTTCCACTGAAACGACTGGCAGATTTGGCTTATAACTACTGGTGGAGCTGGGCCAATGGCCATGTCTCTTTGTTCCAAAATATTAATCCTGACGAGTGGCAGCGCTCCGGGCATAATCCGGTAGCCCTCCTAGAATCTGCTTCCTACGAACGCCTAACTCAGTTGGCAGAAGACCCCCTGTACCTGAAGCGCTTGCAAGGTCTAGCCACGCAATTTGACCGTTACATGCAAGAAAAAGACACTTGGGCCAACCGAGTCGCACCCCAGTTGTCGCAAGAGCATCCGGTTGCTTACTTCTGCGCTGAGTTTGGCATTCACGAATCGCTTCCGGTCTATTCGGGCGGTCTAGGTATTTTGGCGGGAGATCACCTCAAATCTGCCTCTGACCTAGGCGTGCCGATGGTGGGGGTTGGGTTGCTCTACCGTCAGGGTTATTTTCACCAACGCCTGAACCGCAGTGGCTGGCAAGAGGATTACTACACAGACAATCCTTTTGAGCAGATGCCGCTCGAACTTGTGACTAATGCTGAGGGAGAACCCATCACCATTGAGTTGCAAATTCGCCAACGCATGGTCAAGGTCCAAATCTGGCTGGTGCAAGTGGGGCGAGTTAGGCTCTACCTGCTGGACACAGACCGAGAAGATAATGATCCCATCGATCGCTGGTTGACGGGACATCTTTACGGCGGCAACCAGGAAACCCGAATTGCTCAAGAAGTGGTGCTGGGGATCGGTGGTGTCAGAGCTTTGCAGGCTTTAGGCGTCGAGCCTACGGTTTATCACCTGAACGAAGGCCACGCAGCCTTTTGCCTCCTCGAGTTGACCCGTCTGGAAGTGCAGAAGACGGGCAAATCTTTCTACGACATTGAAGCCTCAGTGCGCGATCGCTGTGTGTTCACCACGCATACGCCCGTACCCGCAGGTCACGACGTTTTCTCTGCCGATCTGATGGACTCCTACTTTGCCCAGTTCTGGCCAGAGTTAGGGTTGTCCCGTGAGCAGTTTATTTCCCTGGGTGCCCGTCGCTTAGGCGATCCTTGGGAGCCGTTTGGCATGACTGTCTTGGCCTTGCGCTTGTGTCGTGGTGCTAATGGCGTTAGTGCCCTGCATGGTCAAGTGTCCCGCAAGATGTGGAGCATTTTGTATCCAGACCGTCCAGAAGATAAAGTGCCGATTAGCCATATTACTAATGGCGTGCATGCCCGCACTTGGACCGCTCCTTTGCTTAGCGATTTGTATACGCAATATCTCGGCGAGAACTGGTCTGCACGTGTGGTTGATCCCGAAATGTGGGCAGGGGTAGACCAAATTCCTAACGAGGAACTATGGTCGCGCCACCAAATCCTCAAAGAGCGCCTAGTGGCTCATACTCGCTTCAAGGTGAAGGCATCGCGGCAGGGACGTGGGGAAGATGGAGATCACATCCATGCTGCCGACCATCTGCTCGATCCCAAAATTCTCACCATCGGCTTTGCTCGTCGCTTTAGCCCATACAAGCGGGGTGCTTTGCTCCTCCGCAATGCCGAGTTAGCTTTGCAAATCTTTGGTAGCTCCGATCGCCCAGTGCAAATTATCTTTGCGGGTAAAGCTCACCCTGCGGATGAGGAAGGCAAACGGATTATTCAGCGCTTGATGGAGTGGTGCCGCCATTCTGCTATTCGCGATCGCGTTGCGTTTATTGAAGACTACGACATTTACACCGCTCAAAAGCTGATTCAAGGTGTAGATGTGTGGCTAAACAACCCGCGTCGTCCCTTAGAAGCTTCAGGAACCAGCGGCCAAAAGGTCTGCTTTAATGGTGGCCTTAACTGTAGTGTGCTAGATGGTTGGTGGTGCGAAGGCTACCAAGCTGGCCCCGATGGCAAAGGTTTGAATGGTTGGGCGATCGGCGAAGATGCCAATACCAGTGACCAAGAACTGCAAGACCGCATCGATTCTGAATCGTTGTATCGGCTCTTGACTGAGGAAATTGTTCCCCTCTACTACGACCAAGATGCCAATGGCATTCCCAACGGTTGGATTCAAAAAATGAAGGCATCTATCAAAACTAACTCTCCTGCCTTCAACACCGATCGCATGGTGGCTGACTATGTGAGACAAATGTATGCTCCTGGTGCAATAGTCAACGCTGAACCCATTCTGGCGAGTGCTCTGGCATAA